In Microbacterium lushaniae, the following are encoded in one genomic region:
- a CDS encoding Gfo/Idh/MocA family protein, which yields MTAPRRVNVGIVGAGLMGREIAAALRRWPALIDHPVDPQLVAVCDINPAAMEWFDRIDTVRLKTTDYHELLADPDVDVVYIAVRHDLHEQLYVDTIRAGKALLAEKPFGIDGAAADAVLHAIDEAPASFVRISSEMPFFPGAQWAVDYVRSGALGRVIEAKCTFLHASDLDPAKPLNWKRQKQFCGEAGVMNDLGMHTWHVPLRLGWVPERLVGVLQDIVTERPGPDGTPVPCDTWDNAVIHSWTTHDGAPFVLTTETKRIAPGEKNTWEFEAIGMDGGVRFSTKNPKSVEVFAVVDVPGVGREQSWQRIDAGSQAVWPTVTGANFETGFSDSILQMWAAFLAEFAGELGERFGTVRPEEAALTHRIFSAAIASHEQAALVPLER from the coding sequence ATGACCGCGCCCCGGCGCGTGAACGTCGGCATCGTGGGCGCCGGCCTCATGGGGCGGGAGATCGCCGCCGCCCTGCGTCGCTGGCCCGCGCTCATCGACCATCCCGTGGATCCTCAGCTGGTCGCCGTGTGCGACATCAACCCCGCCGCGATGGAGTGGTTCGACCGCATCGACACCGTGCGACTGAAGACCACCGACTACCACGAGCTCCTCGCCGACCCCGACGTCGACGTCGTCTACATCGCGGTGCGCCACGACCTCCACGAGCAGCTGTACGTCGACACCATCCGTGCCGGCAAGGCGCTGCTGGCCGAGAAGCCCTTCGGAATCGACGGGGCGGCGGCGGATGCGGTGCTCCACGCGATCGACGAGGCCCCCGCCTCGTTCGTGCGGATCTCCAGCGAGATGCCGTTCTTCCCGGGCGCGCAGTGGGCCGTCGATTACGTCCGCAGCGGAGCCCTCGGCCGCGTCATCGAGGCGAAGTGCACGTTCCTGCACGCCAGCGACCTCGACCCGGCGAAGCCGCTGAACTGGAAGCGGCAGAAGCAGTTCTGCGGCGAGGCCGGCGTCATGAACGACCTCGGGATGCACACGTGGCACGTTCCGCTGCGCCTGGGCTGGGTGCCCGAGCGGCTCGTCGGGGTGCTGCAGGACATCGTCACCGAGCGCCCCGGACCCGACGGGACGCCCGTGCCGTGCGACACGTGGGACAACGCCGTCATCCACAGCTGGACCACCCACGATGGCGCCCCCTTCGTGCTGACCACCGAGACCAAGCGCATCGCGCCGGGCGAGAAGAACACGTGGGAGTTCGAGGCGATCGGAATGGACGGCGGGGTGCGCTTCAGCACGAAGAACCCCAAGTCGGTCGAGGTGTTCGCCGTCGTCGACGTCCCAGGTGTGGGCCGGGAGCAGAGCTGGCAGCGGATCGACGCGGGCAGCCAGGCCGTGTGGCCCACCGTGACCGGAGCGAACTTCGAGACCGGGTTCTCGGACTCGATCCTGCAGATGTGGGCGGCGTTCCTCGCCGAGTTCGCCGGCGAGCTGGGCGAGCGTTTCGGGACGGTCCGGCCCGAGGAGGCCGCGCTGACGCACCGCATCTTCTCGGCGGCGATCGCGTCGCACGAGCAGGCCGCGCTGGTTCCGCTGGAGCGGTGA
- a CDS encoding class I fructose-bisphosphate aldolase, with the protein MTKYRLNRLFNPRSGRALDVAVDHGAFHEHAFLAGIEDMPATVATLIDAGPDAIQLTLGQAPLLQSAPGKDKPGLVLRTDIANVYNSPLESPLHSVHVPDAIEVAVRLDAVAVCVNLLDLPGHPEVREQCIRSILALRTDAERYGMPLMIEPLVMQTNSDKGGYTVDGDTRKIVTLVRQARELGADLIKADPTDDIGDYHLVVQAAAGTPVLVRGGGRVDDRTLLERTQAVLAQGARGIVYGRNVIQHPHPAGITAALMAVVHDDATVDDALALIGGEG; encoded by the coding sequence ATGACGAAGTACCGCCTCAATCGCCTCTTCAACCCGCGATCCGGCCGCGCGCTGGATGTGGCGGTGGACCACGGCGCGTTCCACGAGCACGCATTTCTCGCCGGGATCGAAGACATGCCCGCCACGGTGGCGACCCTCATCGACGCCGGCCCCGACGCCATCCAGCTGACCCTCGGGCAGGCTCCGCTCCTCCAGTCGGCGCCGGGCAAGGACAAGCCCGGCCTCGTGCTGCGCACCGACATCGCCAACGTCTACAACAGCCCGCTCGAGTCGCCCCTGCACAGCGTCCACGTGCCCGACGCGATCGAGGTCGCGGTGCGGCTGGACGCCGTCGCGGTCTGCGTGAACCTCCTCGACCTGCCCGGTCACCCCGAGGTCCGCGAGCAGTGCATCCGCTCGATCCTCGCGCTGCGCACCGACGCGGAGCGCTACGGGATGCCGCTCATGATCGAGCCGCTCGTGATGCAGACGAACTCCGACAAGGGCGGGTACACGGTCGACGGAGACACCCGCAAGATCGTCACGCTCGTGCGTCAGGCCCGCGAGCTGGGCGCCGACCTCATCAAGGCCGACCCCACCGACGACATCGGCGACTACCACCTCGTCGTGCAGGCCGCCGCCGGCACCCCCGTGCTCGTGCGCGGCGGCGGACGCGTCGACGATCGCACGCTCCTCGAGCGCACCCAGGCCGTCCTGGCCCAGGGCGCCCGCGGCATCGTCTACGGGCGCAACGTCATCCAGCATCCGCATCCTGCCGGCATCACCGCGGCCCTCATGGCCGTCGTCCACGACGACGCCACCGTCGACGACGCCCTCGCCCTGATCGGAGGCGAGGGATGA
- a CDS encoding aldose 1-epimerase family protein, whose product MATELFGRPIEHARERRGSLAQTAAVESSLMTDGPSTGMRRIRMVAGDVDLELLPDRGLDLGQVRVGGVPLAWLSPTGFPRASVHDGDGRGFSRAFGGGLLTTCGLRNVGPAADDGGEQHPMHGRYTSLPATVVRAEATDDEVVVEGVVREAAVFGADLELRRRVTLVPGERTIRVDDVLTNRGADAVEPMVLYHVNFGWPLVDEGTRLHSPATAVRPRDEQAAVGAETWDTFPAPSHPYPEQVFAHELPKDERVAVEVLNPRGLSVAVRFDTAQLPGLFQWRVAQPGLFVLGVEPALVPTILGRAAAREQGLLRPLAPGAALTLGVEIEATGSLS is encoded by the coding sequence ATGGCGACGGAGCTGTTCGGGAGGCCCATCGAGCACGCGCGTGAGCGCCGCGGTTCGCTCGCGCAGACGGCGGCGGTGGAATCCTCGCTCATGACCGACGGACCGTCGACGGGGATGCGGCGCATCCGGATGGTCGCGGGCGATGTCGACCTCGAGCTCCTGCCCGACCGCGGGCTCGACCTGGGCCAGGTGCGGGTGGGCGGCGTGCCGCTGGCATGGCTCTCGCCCACGGGATTCCCCCGCGCCAGCGTGCACGACGGCGATGGGCGTGGCTTCTCCCGTGCGTTCGGGGGAGGACTCCTCACGACGTGCGGCCTGCGCAACGTCGGTCCTGCCGCCGACGACGGCGGGGAGCAGCATCCGATGCACGGCCGGTACACGTCGCTGCCGGCGACGGTCGTGCGGGCGGAGGCGACCGACGACGAGGTCGTCGTGGAGGGCGTGGTGCGCGAGGCCGCCGTCTTCGGCGCCGACCTCGAGCTGCGCCGGCGTGTGACGCTCGTGCCGGGGGAGCGCACGATCCGGGTGGACGACGTCCTGACCAACCGGGGGGCGGATGCGGTGGAGCCCATGGTGCTCTACCACGTGAACTTCGGCTGGCCGCTCGTGGACGAGGGCACGCGCCTGCACAGTCCGGCGACGGCGGTGCGCCCGCGGGACGAGCAGGCCGCCGTCGGAGCGGAGACGTGGGACACCTTCCCCGCGCCATCCCACCCCTACCCGGAGCAGGTGTTCGCCCACGAGCTGCCGAAGGACGAGCGTGTCGCCGTCGAGGTGCTCAACCCGCGTGGGCTCAGCGTCGCGGTGCGCTTCGACACCGCGCAGCTTCCCGGACTGTTCCAGTGGCGTGTGGCCCAGCCGGGGCTGTTCGTGCTCGGGGTGGAGCCGGCGCTCGTCCCCACGATCCTGGGGCGCGCCGCCGCCCGCGAACAGGGGCTCCTGCGTCCCCTCGCGCCCGGCGCCGCGCTCACCCTCGGCGTGGAGATCGAGGCGACCGGCTCGCTCTCCTAG